A part of Myxococcus landrumus genomic DNA contains:
- a CDS encoding SDR family NAD(P)-dependent oxidoreductase, which yields MDLELQGKSALITGSSRGIGRATAAALAREGARVCLSARGAEALEETARELRATGADIATVVADVATLEGARAAVDAAVRAFGALDILVNNVGGSGGAGAFHTATTEQWTAVLDRNLMSAVWCSQRAVEIMRAQGSGTIIHINSIYGREYATSAPYTTAKAGLTALTKEMAVDLAPHRIRVNGVAPGSILFPGGSWDKRQKADPEKVAKLVRDELPWGRFGSPEEVADVVAFLCSERARWVTGATLPVDGGQGRAF from the coding sequence ATGGACCTGGAGCTCCAAGGCAAATCCGCGCTCATCACCGGCAGCAGCCGAGGCATCGGCCGCGCCACCGCCGCCGCCCTCGCCCGCGAAGGCGCTCGCGTATGCCTGAGCGCTCGCGGCGCGGAGGCCCTGGAAGAAACCGCGCGGGAGCTGCGCGCCACTGGCGCCGACATCGCCACCGTCGTCGCGGACGTGGCCACCCTCGAAGGTGCCCGCGCCGCCGTCGACGCGGCCGTGCGTGCCTTCGGCGCCCTGGACATCCTCGTCAACAACGTGGGCGGCAGCGGCGGCGCCGGCGCCTTCCACACCGCCACCACCGAGCAGTGGACCGCCGTGCTCGACCGCAACCTCATGTCCGCCGTGTGGTGCAGCCAGCGCGCCGTGGAAATCATGCGCGCCCAGGGCAGCGGCACCATCATCCACATCAACTCCATCTACGGCCGCGAGTACGCCACCAGCGCGCCCTACACCACCGCCAAGGCGGGCCTCACCGCCCTCACCAAGGAGATGGCCGTGGACCTCGCCCCCCACCGCATCCGCGTCAACGGCGTCGCCCCCGGCTCCATCCTCTTCCCCGGCGGAAGCTGGGACAAACGCCAGAAGGCCGACCCCGAGAAGGTCGCGAAGCTGGTCCGGGACGAGCTGCCCTGGGGCCGCTTCGGCTCGCCCGAGGAGGTGGCGGACGTGGTGGCCTTCCTCTGCTCGGAGCGTGCCCGTTGGGTCACCGGGGCCACCCTTCCCGTGGACGGCGGCCAGGGCCGCGCCTTCTGA